The genomic DNA CTGATCATCACTTTCCAGCTTCTGCAACTGCGCAGACAGCTTGCGGGCGGAGCCTTCCAGGGCCTGCACTTCGCGCAACAGCCGCGCCTCGCCAGTGCCCTGGGGGAACACCACTTCCGCCATCACCCGGTCACCCTCCACCCGGGAGAACAGCACCATGGTCAGCCAGCCGCTGTTGACCAGGGCGCAGCAGAAAATAAACAGCCCCACAAACACCACCACCAGCACATAGCGCCAGCGCAGCGCCCGGCGCAGCAGTGGCCGGGCGCGGTGCTCCAGCCAGCGGTCCAGCCCGGCGTTGATACGGGTGGAGAGTTGCTCGGACTTGCGCCAGATGCCCCGGGCCGGTCGGTCATAGCTGAGATGAGAGGGCAGAATCCACAGGGACTCCACCAGCGACAGCGCCAGAATGGCCATGGAGACGATGGGAATCACCCGCATCAGCGCCCCTTCCGGACCAGGCAGGAACAGCAGCGGCGCAAAGGCAAACAGGGTGGTGAGCACCGCAAACAGGATCGGCCGCGATACCCGCTGGGCGCCGGCGATGGCCGCCTCCTGGCCGCTCATGCCGCCCTGGCGACGCTGATGGTCGATGCTTTCACCGACGATCACCGCATCGTCCACCACGATGCCCAGCACCAGAATAAAGGCGAACAGGGAAATGGTATTGAAGGATTCCCCCAGCACCGGTAGCAAGGCACAGGCGCCCAGCATGCACACCGGAATCCCCAGTGCCACCCAGCCGGCCAGGCGCAGGGTGAGAAACACCCCCAGCATCAGGGTCAGCAGCACCAACCCCTGCAGGGCATTGCGCCACAGCAGGTGTGAGCGATCACGGAACTGGGCGGCATCATCGCTCCACACCCGCAGGGCCACACCGCGGGGCAGCTCCGCTTCCTGCAGATAGCTGCTCACCGCCCCGGCCACGTCCAGCACGTTCTGGTCGCCCACCCGGTAGACATCCAGAGCCACCGCCGGCTGGCCGTCCAGCCAGGCGGCCTGACTGTCCCGGGAAAAGCCATCCTCGATATGCGCCACATCCCCCAGCCGCAGCAGATCGCCCTGCTCCGACTGGCGGATCACCAACTGCTCATAGGCGCCGGCATCCCCCGGTTGCTGGCCGGTCTGTAACAGCCAGTCACCCCGGTCGCTGCGCAACAGCCCCCCGGCGACACGCTCCACGCTTTCGCGGGCGGCGGCGGCCATGCCTTCCAGGGTGAGCTGGTAGCGGTACAGATCATCCCGCGCCACGGTCAGCGCCATTTCCCGTTCCGGCAGGTTTTCGATATCCACGCTGGATACCGCCTCATGATTGAGCAGCTGCCGGCGCACCTGGTGAGCAAGCTGATAGATATCCTGGCGGGAGAGGCTGCCGCTGAGCAGCAGCCGCACCACCCGGTTGCGCACGATAAGCTCCTGCACCCGCGGGCGCTCGGCATCGCCGGGCAAGGTGTCCAGCCCTTCCAGGCGGGTACGGATCTGCTCCAGCACCGCGCGGGTATCATGGCCCTTGAGCACATCCAGTTGCACCGAACACAGCCCCTCACGGGCTTCGCTGATCAGCTCGGTGCCCCCTTCCACTTCGTCGATGGCGGTTTCCACCGGCGTGCAGACCATGGCTTCCACGCTTTCCGGGGTGGCCTGGGGCCAGGCCACGTAGATGCCGATGCGATCCAGCGGCACGTTGGGCAGGGTTTCCTGGCGGGTGTGGGGGATGGCCATCAACCCCGCCAGCAGCAGGGTCATCATCAGCAGGTTGGCCACTGCACCATTACGGGCAAACCAGGCAATACTGCGATTCACAGCGTCGTCTCAGTGGCAGAACGGTCGGCCAGGCCACCGGCGGGGGCACGGGGATCGATACGCATGCCTTCCAGTAATTGCAGATCACCGGCCAGCACCACCCGTGAAGACGCGGTCACGCCATCGTGCAGGTACAGGTAGTCGTCATCGTGGTGCAGTACCGCCACGGACTGACGGCGCAGGCGCTTGTCCTTATCCAGTACCCAGACCGTCTTTTCACCGGCCTGGGCTGCTCGGGGCAGCACCGCCACGTTGCGGGTGGGTGCACCCCGTAGTTCCGCCTGTACCAACACCCCGGGTTCCAGGGGCAGACCGTCTTCGGCATTGGTGACCTGAACGATCAGGTGCATCATGCGGTTCTTGTTCAGGCCGCCCTCACGGCGCACCACCTTGCCCTGCCATTCACCATCACGGCCGGCGAAGCGTCCGCGCAGGGTAACGCTGACCTGCCGCAGGGTCTGTTCATCGCCGGGCATGATGCCCAGTAGCGCCAGCCATTCATCGCGAACCGGCAGCCGCACTTCCACCTGGTCTTCCTGATACAAGCGAGCCAGTACACTGCCGGCCTGAATCTGCTGGCCGGCCATCACCTGCACCGCCTTCAGACGGCCACTGATGGGCGCGACCAGTGTGGTCTGTTCCAGGTTTCGCTGGGCCTGTCGCAGCCCGGCACGGGCGGAGGCCAGCCGGCTGTTGGCCTCATCCAGTTGCGGCTCGAAACGACCCAACGCGGAAGATCGTCCGGAAGACCCGGACACCCGCGCCCGCGCCCGGGTTTCTTCCAGATGCAGGCGGGCAGCGTGGACCGCGTTCTGCTGCGCGGTGACTTCCAGGGCAAAGGGTTCCGGATCCAGCTTCAGTAGTACCTCGCCGGCGGTCACCCGGCCCCCATCCGCCAGCAGCGGCGACACTTCCTGAACCCGGCCGGAGACTTCCAGGCTCAGGGGCAATTCATGACGGGCACGCACCAGACCCTGGCTGTGTACCGGGATCACCACGTCCTTCCACTCCACCTGCCAGGTATCCAGGGCGAGGATGGATTCTTCGCTTTTCAACGCAGGGGTTGCCGGCGGCACCAGATACAGGGCAACCACCGCCAACCCCATGGCCAGGGTCGCCAGCAGGGCCACCAGCGCGCGCAGGCTGAGGAACCGCTTCATGCCGCCACTCCCACCAGCCCATCCACCCAGCGTTGCAGACATTGCTGAGCCACCGCCTGCGACGCACCCAGGGACGGATGAAGCTTTAGCGCCAGGTTCAGGCTGCCGTTGACGATCATCATGCCGTTGGCCACCGGGTGATTGGGGCTGCCCGGGCCACAGCAGACGAACACCGTATCCGGAGCCAGACCAGCGGAGACAAAGTCGATTTGCCACGTTCCCAGGTTGGAAAAAGAGCCCGCGTGCTGCGGGCCGTTGAGCAGGCGGCCACACAGCCAATCCACTCCCCGCTGACCGATTACCCGGCCAATGCGGGCCAAGTGCCAGTAACGCCAGTGAATATTGGCTTTCAGGTAGCGGCGGATGGTGTGATCCAGCTGTTCAGGCGTGTCATCCCGATCCACCGTCAGATAAAAGGCGCTGGACAGGTTCATGTCCGGCCGCCCCATGGGCACCACCCCGCGCATGTTCACCGGGAAACACCAGCTCACCGGGCCGGACCCCGTCATCAGGGTCTCCACCACCGCCCGGTGCAGAGCCAGCAGCAACAGGCTGTTGAGCGACACCTGCATTGCCTCGGCCCGTTGGCGCAGGGCACGGGTCTGCTGCGGCGTCAGCCATTGCACCAGAGGCTCATCCGGTTGCTCATGGGGAGGCGTGTCGAACACACGCCACCGGGGTGGTTGCGGCAAGCGCTGCTCCGGCCGGGCCTGCCAGCGACGCCAGAAAGACGGCGCGCGGGTCTGACGACTGAGGGGCATGCCAGGCTGACGCACCCCCATGCGCTTGAGGGATTCGGCGATCCCCCCCACGCCATCATGGTCACGATGACGTAACGCCACGGTATCGCGCTTGCCGGTACCCGGATTGATGAAAATAAATTCGATGCGGTCATCAATACCGAGCCGGGCGCGAGCCCGGTACCACATGCCGATGTAATCTGTTGCGCTGGCACTCACAGCCGGGCTACCTCCACATAGGGCAGGCGTCCATCGAGCTGGTCACGGGGATCGCCGTCGTAACTCACCAGAAAGTGATCGCTCAACAACAGGCGACGGCGGTAACGCGCAGGCACCTGGGCCAGCGGATCCTGAGTAAAAAAGCCACATACCAGCGCATCATAGTGGCCATGGAAACGGCTGATGGCATCGTCAAGCAACAGTCGCAGTAACTCCGGTCGATTGTCCTCCACCACCACGCTGTGCAGGGTCAGGTAGGACAACACGCCACCAGGAGCAGGCAACTTCATGCCACCGCGCAACATACTGTGGGTGTTGTAAAGATGGCGCATGACGCCCATGCCGCGAGCATAGCCCAGCACACGGGTCTGCTTGATGCCCTGCTGATCCCAGAAACCCACCAGGCCCTTGAGGACGCCACCAATCCACAGACCGATAAAGTTACGTGGGCTGAGCCCGTAGCAGTAGGCATCGCCGCGCACACGGGACACATCCCAGTAGGGGAAAAACTGTTTCTGCGAGCCCTGGTAGCGCAGCAGTTGGGAAATGGCATCCAGGTCCGCCTCGCCGGTCTGGCGAATGACCACATCATCGGGCAATCGCCGGCGACGGGCCCTGGTATAGAGCATGCTGGTTTCGATGCTACCCGATGGGTAATAGGTGGGCAGCCCGGCGCGGCCACTGGCCACGGTGGACAGGGAGGCCATGTTGTCGCGCAACACCGTGGTCTGCATCCACTCGCCTTCCGCCAATTGCTTGCGCAGCTGACGAAACAGCCGGTGCAGAATCATGCCGTTGCGACATTGCGGGGCGATGCGCAGATCGTGGGCGTAACGCACCGGCTGCGCCTGGCCGTTTACCCACACATGGCGCCAGCCCACGTTGTAGACCGCACCGATCGGGCCTTCTCCCTCGCTGGGTTCCGCCACCCAGACATCTGGTTCTTCGCAGGTCACCCGGGCGCCACGAAAGTAGTCCGGGTTACGTTCAAAATTGAGGGTGACCGCCCCCGGCTGTGGCGTGCCCTGCAACAGCGACAGGATGGCGCCATTGTCCTCTTCCCGGGCCTGGCGGATGCGGTAGCTCATAGCACCACCTCCCGGGCCAAGCGGGCCGATACCTGCGAGTGGCGAAGCCACGTTGGCAGCTCACCGGGCCAGTACTGCAGGGACTCCATCTTGATGTTGCCCTCGATCATGCCGCGCTCGCGACACTGCTGCAGATAACGCTCACGCATGTCCGGGTGAATCACACAGCGCAGCGGTGCCAGTTGTTCCAGATTGCGGGCCAACTGGTAATGAAAGTGTTGCTGCAGGGCCGCGTCGAGAGCGTTGGCCACTTTTGCACTTTCAAGGCTCTCCCCTTCCAGCAGCAGCAGATAACCGGGGATACCCTCACCGGCATCCTCCACCGCCACGGTACACACCGGCAGGGTTTTTACCGGCAAGGTGATCTCCGCCATGGCCGCATCCAGCGCAGCCGCAGTGAGCTTTTCACCCACCAGGTCCGTGGTACCGGCACGGCCAAGGAAGGTCAGCGCAGGAATGCCGCCCGGCAAGCCATCCACCCGCACCAGATCTTTCAGCCGATAGCGCAACAGGCCACTACCGGTACTGAGCAACGGCATCACTTCCTGCCCTTGCTCCAGCTCCCAGGGCGCATAGATGGCGCCATCGGACGGATCCTGGAATTCATAGACATGGCTGCGATAGGCCAGCGCATGCTGCCCCTGATAGGGAATAGTGACAACACCTTCGGTAGCCCACAGCCCCTTGCCCTGGAACGCCGCCTGCGGCAACAGGGCATGCAGCTGCCTGGCCCAGGGACCGGATGCGGCGGTCTCCCAGGCACTGACCAACGCCAGTGACGGCCACAACGTCATAAAGAAATCCGCACTCAGGCGCCCATCCCACTGACGCAACAATGCCGCTGCGCGAGGTGAGCGAGGGCAACACTGGGTACGACTTCCCTGCATGCGCTTGCCCCAGGAACCGCTCGCCAGCACCTCTGCCAGTTCCTCGCGCCACAGGGCCATGGACTTGAGCAGACCCAACCCGAAGGTGGGACTCCAGATGGACATCATGGACAGGGAGGAATCACTGATCAGATAGGCCAGCGTGGCAAACAGCGAATCCTCGGAAGTCCGTGCCAGTGACACATCCTGGGGCACCGCCTGGGTGGCACCGGCCAGCAGCCGCTTGCCCATGGACATGAGCTGAATATCGTCATTGATGTCATCGCGCATGTTGTCGCGCAGTGAGGTGGGCACCCAGGACATGGACCAGTAATGGCGGCCCTGTCTGAGCCGCGGGAACTGACGATACAGGTCCACAATCCAGGGACTGATCGCGCTGTCCAGTTCCGACAGGAACTGGCGGGTATAGGGAATCCATTTGATCGCAGAAGTCGACCCACTGGTGGGCTGGTAGCGAACCACCGGAGACTGAATCAGGGCATTGCCGCCCATCTCGCGGGCGCGATTGACCGGATCGCGCCAGTGATCGTAATCACTCACCGGTACCTGCTTGGCAAAGGTCTCCCATTGCCAATCCGCCGCTATTCCCTGACGTTGACCGGCTTCACAAGCTGCCACCTTGCGCAGCAACAACGCCTGTTTTTGTCTTTGCACACTTTCCAGCCGTGCCCGCCCGGCGGCAAAGCGCCGCTCACCCGGCCAGGCGGCCATTTTGAGCAAACGATGTCCGAACATGGTCACCCCGGTTTTTATTCGCAGGCCACTGCTGCAATTTGTGTTTTTGTTTTTCTGCGTTGTTTGCGCCACAGGGAGAACGGATAACTCAGCAGCAGGGAGAAATTGATTTCCCCGATACAGGGCAATTCGGTACCCCGATTCCAGGTAGGGTTGCGTGTTTCGAAAAACTGAATCTTTTCGTTTTTCTGACGCATTTCTGCAGTAATGTTTGCCACATTGGACTTCAGGTGAGTATAACCATCGCCAAAATCCAGCAATTTATTTTCCACACAGTAGTAGTCGGAAAATAAACGCTCGCAATAGGAATCGACCAGGGTTTCAAGCTCAGCGTTCTTTCCCTCCGGATGTGGGTAGTAAGTGTGGAAGTTATTCGCCATCAATAAATAGGTTTTATAGCCTTTTGATATCAGCAACCAGAAGAGGGGACGAAAAGGATGGCGCAACTTCTCACGGATCATGCGCAGGAAAAAAGTCACCTGCAGGGCACGGCTACCCCAGTATTTTTCTTCCATGATTGTATCGCCGCTAAAAACCCCTTTTACCCGGCGGCCATCCACATTCATATCCAGGGTTTTCAGGGTAGAGAAACCAACCACGCGCTTGGTCGGCTTTTCCTCCACCAGAATCACGCCACTTTTTTCCACCATGTCATGACAGAAGACATCGAGACTTACATTTTCGTAGTACCCCGAGTAAATCTCATACATTCTTCGCATTATAGGAACTGATACTTTGGAAAGGGGTAGGTAACGAGCTTTAAGGGTTTCAGTTTTTTCCCTTTGCATTTTTCTGCTCCATGATTATTTTTATGCACAAAAAAGCGGGGCTCATCATGTCCATGGAAGGTGACCGACTTAATAGTTAAAGCGGCCATTTTTTTGTTAAAAAGGGCAAGAGGTGTTTAATACCTACGAAATACAACGCCTAATGAGAGCGCCGTCACAAGCCTAACAACAACTTCATCAGGCATAATAAAAATGAAAAACGATGGAATGGCACTCGACGTTCCTCTTATCTCAGTCCGTTATGCCCGCCGTTTTTTGCGGTTTGTACAAAAACAGGGAATAAGTGGAACGATGGTGCTCGATGGTTCCGGGATTGATAGCAACATGCTCGAAAATCCCGACGCTTATCTTTCCATGCGACAAACCCAGCATCTTCTCCATAACGGTAACCGGCTTCTTAACGACCCTACTGCCTCGTTCCGCTTCGGGCAGGAGCTGGATCTGCAAGGGCATGGTATTTTCGGTTTTGCTCTTCTTCGACAACGGGATTACCGCAAGCTGGTAAATATGGTGGTGCAGTATCTGCGTGTTTCCCTGCCACTGATGGATATGGAAATTCACTGTACCGGTGAATTGATCTCCATTCGCCTTCACGACAACTGGGACCTGAAAAAACTCAAACCCATGGTGGCGAATATCTATATGGGTAGCATCCATACCCTGGCATCACTGGTATGCCGTAAGTTCACGTTCGAATTTGATTTTGCCTGCCCCGGAAACAGCATGGCCTGGCAACATCTGGCCGAGGGCGTAGAGGTAAAATTCAACAGGCCTCACAACCGGGTTTTGATGCCCCTATCCGGTCGCCAGGCAAGGGATGACGATACCAGCGTGGCCACCTACCTGGCCGCCGCCCGATCACGGGAGCAGATTCAGGGTGATGACAGCCTCAATGTGGTCATGAAAGTGCGGACCGAAATCATGAACACGCCTGGCCGTGACGGCACTCTGGAACGGGTTGCTCAGAAACTGGGGATGAGCCCACGCTCGGTAAGGCGGCACCTGGGTCTGGCCGGCTTTTCCTTCAGCGGCATTCGCAACGACATCCGTGAAACGTTCGCCAGCCGCTATTTGACGGAAACGGACATGCCTCTGGAAAAAATTGCTGATCAGCTTGGATACAGCGACCAGGCCAGCTTCAGCAAGGCCTATCGCAGCTGGACGAGACGTACCCCGGGGGAAGTCCGTCGTGCCAGTCGCCCTGACCGTAACTGATTGAAATTGACCTAATCGCTCCTGGGACAGGCGCTTGGGTTTTTCCATTTCCCCGTCATTGCCACTAGTATCAAGGTCACCATGCTGCACACTTCCATACCAGCAATAACAAGCAGGATAGATCCATGAAGAAGTTGATTATCGCCGTCGCTACGGCCTTTGCCCTCACCGCTTCGCTGGCCGCCCAGGCCGAACCCATCAAACGCAAAATCTGTGTCTTTGATATCGTCGGCAACGTTGGGCCGGTAATGAGTGCCATGAAAGACTGGCAGGCAGCCGCGGTGGGTTGGGGGCTGGAAGTGGAGCTGATTCCCCATACCAACGAAGCCATTGCTGCCGAGGATCTCAAGGCCGGCGTCTGTGATGCTGCTCTGATCACCGGTATCCGTGGCCGTAATTTCAACAAGTATGCCGGCACCATCGATTCCATTGGCGCCATTCCCTCCATGGAGCATATGGAAGTGGTACTGAAAGTGCTGGCGCATCCGCAAACCGCCGACAAACTGTCCCAGGGGTCCTACCAGGTCATGGGTGTGGCCCCGGCCGGTGCTGCCTATATCTTCGTCAATGACCGGGAGATCAACTCCCTGGCCAAGGCGGCCGGCAAGCGTGTGGCGGTACTGGAGTACGACGAAACCCAGGCCATCCTTGTCTCCCAGGTAGGAGCAACCCCGGTTGGGTCCGACATCACCAATTTCTCCACCAAATTCAACAATGGTGTTGTCGATGTGATCGCCGCCCCGCTGGTGGCCTACGATGCTCTGGAACTCTACAAGGGGCTTAGCCCGGATGGTGGCATCATCGACTATCCGCTGGCCCAACTGACCATTCAGCTGATCGCCAAGAAAGACCGCTTCCCCGCCGACATGGCACAGAAATCCCGCGAGTATTTCTATAACAACCTCGACCGCATCACCGAGCAGCTGGACAAGGAAGCCCAGAAAGTCGACCAGAAATGGTGGGTACAGATCCCAGAGGCGGACAAGAGAGAATACGAAGTGATGATGCAGCAAGCCCGCGACCAACTGCGCAACGAGGGCTATTATGATCCGGACATGCTCGGTCTGCTGCGCAAGGTACGCTGCAAGATGGACCCGGCACGGGCGGAGTGCACCTAGGAAAGCAGTTGAAAGTTTCAAGTTGAAAGTTACAACGCGAGATAGTCCGTCTCGTTGTTAACGCAAAGAGGCCGCGCCCAAACTATTGGCCGCGGCCTCTTGCATTTCAGTTCCTGAAACAGGCAGGCGCGTTGCAACTTGGAACTTTCAACTTGTAACTCATCAAAGCCCCAACTGCTTGGCAATCACCTCATTCATGATCTCATGGGTGCCGCCGCCGATGGAGAGGATGCGGTTGTCACGGTACAGACGTTCGACCACGGTGCCGCGCATGTAGCCACTGCCACCGAATAATTGCACCGCGTCATAGGTAACCCGGTCGGCACAACGGGTGGCCACGTTCTTGGCCATGGACACATCCAGCACACAGTTTTCGCCAGCAGCAATCTTGGCAGCCACCCGATAGGTGAACTCGGTGCTGGCTTTCACATCAGTGGCCATTTCCGCCAGCTTGTGGCGGGTAACCTGGAAGCCGGCCAGGGGACGACCAAAGGCTTCGCGCTCTTTCACGTAGCGCATGGCCTCATCCAGCGCCAGCTGGGCGGTGCTGTTGGCCGTCACCGCCAGTATCAGGCGCTCCATCTGGAAATTGCTCATGATGCAGTAGAAGCCGCCGTTCTCCGGGCCGATCAGGTTTTCCGCCGGCACCCGGCAATCCTCGAAGAACAGCTCGGCGGTGTCGGATGCCCACCAGCCCATCTTCTTCAGCTTGCGGCCCACGGAGAAGCCCGGAGTACCCTTCTCAACCAATAACAGACTGATACCACCGTAGCCCTTGTCACCAGTGCGCACCGCCACGGTGTAATAGTCCGCACGCACGCCGCTAGTGATAAAGGTCTTGGCGCCGTTCACCACGTAATGGTCACCATCACGCACAGCACGGGTGCGCAGATTAGCTACGTCAGAGCCACCATTGGGCTCGGTAATGGCCAGGGCGGAGATCTTCTGCCCGCCAATCACCTCCGGCACCACCTTCTGCTTCATGCCATCGCTGCCCCACTTCCAGATCGGCGGCAGACCAATATCCAGAGAGCCCAGGCTGGCGCAAAGGCCGCCGGACGAACATCGCACCAGCTCCTCGCAGGCGGCAATCTTCATGAACACATCTTCGCCGGTGCCACCGAATTCTTCCGGGGCATTGATGCTCAGGATGCCGGCGTCGGCGGCCTTGTTGTACAGCTCGCGGGGGAATTCACCGGCTTCTTCCCAGTCATCCACATGGGGCAGGATTTCCCTTTCCACAAATTTGCGAACGGTCTCGCGCACCATCTGGTGGGTTTCATTGAAATAATCCAACGCGCTCACAGGGCCTCCTTTTTATTAGCTAACCTAGCGCTTGCTTGGTCGCTAACATAGCAGAGGGAGGCAGCAGGAGGCCAGGGTGGTATCTGACGCTTTCTGTGGGAAGCGATGCTTGCATCGCAAAGAGGTTAGGCGGGCGGGCTTATTCGCGATGCGAGCATCGCTGCCCGCAGGGATAAGGCGCCTGTTTCACGCAAAAGGACGGCGACCGCGCAGAGCCTGGGCCAGAGTGGCACCGTCGACGAATTCCAGATCGCCGCCCATGGGTACCCCCTGGGCGATGCGGCTGACGGTAACGCCGGCCTCCTGGGCCAGATCCAGCACATAATGGGCGGTGGCTTCCCCTTCCACGGTGGTGCCGGTAGCCAGAATCAACTCGTTGATTTCGCCTTGCTTCAAGCGCTGCTCAAGCACATCCAGCCCCAGTTCCCGGGGGCCGATACCATCCAGCGGCGACAATTCACCCATCAGCACGAAGTACTGACCGCGGTATTCGCCGGACTGCTCGAAGGCCAGCACATCCGCCGGCGTGGCAACGATACAGACCAGGGTGGAATCCCGGCGGGCATCGCTGCACACCGGGCAGAGCGCCTCTTCCGCGTAATTACGGCAGCGCTGGCAGTGTTGCACCCCATCCATGGCCGCATGCAGGGCATCGCCGAGCCGACGGCCCTCTTCCCGACCACGGTCCAGCAGGGCATAGGCCATGCGCTGTGCGGAACGTGGCCCCACACCCGGCAGACAGGTAAAGGCGTGGATCAACTGATCAACCAGCGGCGCATGCTTCACAGACAGCGCCCCTTATGGCTTGAAGCCCGGCGGAAAGGGAAAACCGCCGGCCATGTTCTGCATGTTGTCCTGTTGCTGTTTTTCCACCCGACGCACAGCGTCGTTGACGGCAGCCGCCAGCAGGTCTTCCAGCAACTCCTTGTCCTCACTCATCAGGGAGGCATCAATGTCCACGGCTTTGACGTCGTGGCGGCCATTCATGGTCACCTTGACCAGGCCGGCACCGGATTCACCGGTCACTTCCGCGTTGGCGGCCTCGTCCTGCATCTTTTTCTTCTTCTCCTGCATGGCCTGGGCCTGTTGCATGAGAGAGTTGATATCGAAATCCATCATTGTCTCCACCCGGTCTGACCGGGAGTTATTCCACCGTTTCTTTCGGCACTACACTGTCTTCGTCCAGCCGGCCATCAAAGGTGCTGACCAGCTGCTGTACTACCGGATCGTCATGCAGGGTCCGGGTGGCATCGACCAGCAGCTCCTGGCGCCGGGCTTCGGCCATGGCTTCCGGGGTATCGCCAGCCTTGCGTTCGTACTCCACCTGGATCTGGATGCGCCGCTGGAAATAATTTTCCAGCGCACCGCTCAACTCGTCCAGCCGTTCCCGGTTAACCAGCACCTCGTGCCCGGTGCTGATACGCAAGGTCCAGACCGTTTCTTCCCGGCTCACCAGCACCGCGTTGCGGGCAATATTGCGCACCGTGCCGTCCAGATCCAGACGCAGCAACAGGGCCGCCCACCAGGTGGCCACCTCGGATTCGCTGGTCGGTTCCGACAGCGGCGCCAGCGGCGGCTCTTCTGCGGCGTCCTGCGTCGGTTGCGCAGCAACCGATTCCGGCACCGGCTCCGGTGTGGGCTCCGGTTCCGGCTGGGGCGGCTCGGGCTCCGATGGAACGGGCTCAGGCGCCGTCTGCTCACTGGGCTCCTCGCGGCCTGGACGTTCCACCTGAGCCAGGGCGGCGGAGGTGGCGCCACCTTGAGGCACCGACTCCACAACCGGACTGGCAGCGGGCTGGGAAGTGGGCGGCGTTGGCGGCGCGGGGGCAGCAGCGGGCCGGTCCAGCAGGGCTCGCAAATCCGGTTTGCCGCCGGCTTGTGCCGACGGCGTCGCCGCTTCAGGCTTTTTTGCGCCGGCGTGTTCCCCCCGACTCGGCAACACCCCTTTGGGCGTGAAGAGCACCATGCGCAGCAGCAACATTTCCAGCGCCGCACGGCTGTCCGGGGCATCCTGCAGATCCCGACGGCCGCGCACGGCCACGTCGTAATAGAGCTGTACCTGCTCGGCGCTCAGCGCCGCCGCCAGCTGGGTAATGGTCTCGTCATGGCTGCCCGGTACCGCCTGGCAGACCGCCAACTGGTGCAGCTGGCTAATCAGCTCGTCCAGCAGCGCCAGTTCCCCGGGGCAGTGCTCGCTGACGGAGGCCAGCGCCTGCAGCACGCCGCCCGGCTCCTGCTCCGCCAGCGCCACCAGCAGGGTCAGTACATGGTTGCGATCCACGGTGCCCAGCATGGCGTTCACCGCCTCGCTGCTGAGCTGCTCGCTGCCGAAGGCAATAGCCTGGTCGGTCAGGCTGAGGGCATCGCGCATGGAGCCCTGGGCAGCCTTGCCCAGGGCCAGCAAAGCGGGTGCCTCGTAGCGGATCATTTCCTTGTCCAGCAGGGCCTGCAGATGGCCGGCAATCTGCTCCGCCGGCAGCGCCTTGAGGCTGAACTGCAGACAGCGCGACAGCACCG from Alcanivorax sp. includes the following:
- the recR gene encoding recombination mediator RecR, which produces MKHAPLVDQLIHAFTCLPGVGPRSAQRMAYALLDRGREEGRRLGDALHAAMDGVQHCQRCRNYAEEALCPVCSDARRDSTLVCIVATPADVLAFEQSGEYRGQYFVLMGELSPLDGIGPRELGLDVLEQRLKQGEINELILATGTTVEGEATAHYVLDLAQEAGVTVSRIAQGVPMGGDLEFVDGATLAQALRGRRPFA
- the dnaX gene encoding DNA polymerase III subunit gamma/tau — its product is MSYQVLARKYRPRTFDELVGQEHVSRALMHALDQDRLHHAYLFTGTRGVGKTTIARILSRCLNCEQGVSARPCGVCPTCVEIGEGRFVDLIEVDAASRTKVEDTRELLDNVQYAPTRGRYKVYLIDEVHMLSAHSFNALLKTLEEPPPHVKFLLATTDPQKLPVTVLSRCLQFSLKALPAEQIAGHLQALLDKEMIRYEAPALLALGKAAQGSMRDALSLTDQAIAFGSEQLSSEAVNAMLGTVDRNHVLTLLVALAEQEPGGVLQALASVSEHCPGELALLDELISQLHQLAVCQAVPGSHDETITQLAAALSAEQVQLYYDVAVRGRRDLQDAPDSRAALEMLLLRMVLFTPKGVLPSRGEHAGAKKPEAATPSAQAGGKPDLRALLDRPAAAPAPPTPPTSQPAASPVVESVPQGGATSAALAQVERPGREEPSEQTAPEPVPSEPEPPQPEPEPTPEPVPESVAAQPTQDAAEEPPLAPLSEPTSESEVATWWAALLLRLDLDGTVRNIARNAVLVSREETVWTLRISTGHEVLVNRERLDELSGALENYFQRRIQIQVEYERKAGDTPEAMAEARRQELLVDATRTLHDDPVVQQLVSTFDGRLDEDSVVPKETVE
- a CDS encoding putative solute-binding protein, with the protein product MKKLIIAVATAFALTASLAAQAEPIKRKICVFDIVGNVGPVMSAMKDWQAAAVGWGLEVELIPHTNEAIAAEDLKAGVCDAALITGIRGRNFNKYAGTIDSIGAIPSMEHMEVVLKVLAHPQTADKLSQGSYQVMGVAPAGAAYIFVNDREINSLAKAAGKRVAVLEYDETQAILVSQVGATPVGSDITNFSTKFNNGVVDVIAAPLVAYDALELYKGLSPDGGIIDYPLAQLTIQLIAKKDRFPADMAQKSREYFYNNLDRITEQLDKEAQKVDQKWWVQIPEADKREYEVMMQQARDQLRNEGYYDPDMLGLLRKVRCKMDPARAECT
- a CDS encoding acyl-CoA dehydrogenase family protein; this translates as MSALDYFNETHQMVRETVRKFVEREILPHVDDWEEAGEFPRELYNKAADAGILSINAPEEFGGTGEDVFMKIAACEELVRCSSGGLCASLGSLDIGLPPIWKWGSDGMKQKVVPEVIGGQKISALAITEPNGGSDVANLRTRAVRDGDHYVVNGAKTFITSGVRADYYTVAVRTGDKGYGGISLLLVEKGTPGFSVGRKLKKMGWWASDTAELFFEDCRVPAENLIGPENGGFYCIMSNFQMERLILAVTANSTAQLALDEAMRYVKEREAFGRPLAGFQVTRHKLAEMATDVKASTEFTYRVAAKIAAGENCVLDVSMAKNVATRCADRVTYDAVQLFGGSGYMRGTVVERLYRDNRILSIGGGTHEIMNEVIAKQLGL
- a CDS encoding YbaB/EbfC family nucleoid-associated protein, with the protein product MDFDINSLMQQAQAMQEKKKKMQDEAANAEVTGESGAGLVKVTMNGRHDVKAVDIDASLMSEDKELLEDLLAAAVNDAVRRVEKQQQDNMQNMAGGFPFPPGFKP